The Spodoptera frugiperda isolate SF20-4 chromosome 9, AGI-APGP_CSIRO_Sfru_2.0, whole genome shotgun sequence genome contains a region encoding:
- the LOC118271370 gene encoding toll-interacting protein isoform X2, whose translation MSFVLLGPLPAGFLRADGATDTVDADYQAALALQQQLSGATVPPAGPPLTARLSITIAQAKLSKNYGLTRMDPYVRLRVGHCIYETHTDPSGGRTPRWNKVIHCLLPPGVNSIYLEIFDECSFTMDELIAWAHITIPPAVLQGETFDNWFSLNGKQGDGKEGVINLVLSYSVGPAAVATFPPMLVVPSTGMGYAAMPMYPAPQPQPHMPPQQPQPPPITAEQLQQIEEMFPSIDKEVIKSVLEANGGNKDATINSLLQMSE comes from the exons ATGTCCTTC GTGCTCTTAGGCCCTTTGCCAGCTGGCTTCCTCCGTGCTGACGGAGCGACAGACACTGTTGATGCAGACTATCAAGCTGCATTGGCTCTGCAGCAACAATTGAGTGGCGCCACA GTCCCACCTGCAGGCCCACCTCTGACGGCAAGGCTTAGCATAACAATAGCACAGGCTAAACTTTCGAAAAATTAtg GGTTGACCCGTATGGACCCGTACGTGCGTCTGCGCGTGGGCCACTGTATATACGAGACCCACACTGACCCCAGCGGCGGCAGAACCCCTCGGTGGAACAAGGTCATTCATTG CCTGTTGCCTCCTGGTGTGAACTCCATCTATTTGGAGATCTTCGACGAATGCTCCTTCACGATGGACGAGCTGATTGCCTGGGCACACATCACTATACCACCAGCGGTGCTGCAG GGCGAGACATTTGACAACTGGTTCTCTCTGAATGGCAAGCAAGGAGATGGAAAGGAAGGAGTCATCAACCTAGTCCTCAGCTATTCG GTTGGTCCGGCGGCCGTGGCGACGTTCCCGCCGATGCTGGTGGTGCCGAGCACGGGCATGGGGTACGCGGCCATGCCGATGTACCCGGCCCCGCAGCCCCAGCCCCACATGCCCCCACAACAACCCCAGCCACCACCCATCACTGCTGAGCAACTGCAACAG ATCGAAGAAATGTTCCCGAGTATTGACAAGGAAGTCATCAAGTCTGTGCTTGAAGCCAATGGCGGCAATAAGGACGCTACGATCAACTCGCTGCTGCAAATGTCggaataa
- the LOC118271370 gene encoding toll-interacting protein B isoform X1 has protein sequence MTSTMPTDRNEERRRRVLLGPLPAGFLRADGATDTVDADYQAALALQQQLSGATVPPAGPPLTARLSITIAQAKLSKNYGLTRMDPYVRLRVGHCIYETHTDPSGGRTPRWNKVIHCLLPPGVNSIYLEIFDECSFTMDELIAWAHITIPPAVLQGETFDNWFSLNGKQGDGKEGVINLVLSYSVGPAAVATFPPMLVVPSTGMGYAAMPMYPAPQPQPHMPPQQPQPPPITAEQLQQIEEMFPSIDKEVIKSVLEANGGNKDATINSLLQMSE, from the exons ATGACATCTACTATGCCAACAGACAGGAACGAAGAGCGGAGACGAAGG GTGCTCTTAGGCCCTTTGCCAGCTGGCTTCCTCCGTGCTGACGGAGCGACAGACACTGTTGATGCAGACTATCAAGCTGCATTGGCTCTGCAGCAACAATTGAGTGGCGCCACA GTCCCACCTGCAGGCCCACCTCTGACGGCAAGGCTTAGCATAACAATAGCACAGGCTAAACTTTCGAAAAATTAtg GGTTGACCCGTATGGACCCGTACGTGCGTCTGCGCGTGGGCCACTGTATATACGAGACCCACACTGACCCCAGCGGCGGCAGAACCCCTCGGTGGAACAAGGTCATTCATTG CCTGTTGCCTCCTGGTGTGAACTCCATCTATTTGGAGATCTTCGACGAATGCTCCTTCACGATGGACGAGCTGATTGCCTGGGCACACATCACTATACCACCAGCGGTGCTGCAG GGCGAGACATTTGACAACTGGTTCTCTCTGAATGGCAAGCAAGGAGATGGAAAGGAAGGAGTCATCAACCTAGTCCTCAGCTATTCG GTTGGTCCGGCGGCCGTGGCGACGTTCCCGCCGATGCTGGTGGTGCCGAGCACGGGCATGGGGTACGCGGCCATGCCGATGTACCCGGCCCCGCAGCCCCAGCCCCACATGCCCCCACAACAACCCCAGCCACCACCCATCACTGCTGAGCAACTGCAACAG ATCGAAGAAATGTTCCCGAGTATTGACAAGGAAGTCATCAAGTCTGTGCTTGAAGCCAATGGCGGCAATAAGGACGCTACGATCAACTCGCTGCTGCAAATGTCggaataa